The following nucleotide sequence is from Borrelia sp. A-FGy1.
AATTTAATAATTGGACAGAAATTATATTTAAAGAGGGCTTTAAGTGATGTTAATTTTCATTATGTAAAGAGGGGTGAAACTCTTGGTAAGATTTCATACATTTATGGTGTTACTTCTAAGCATCTTGTTAATCTTAATGGGGAAAAGGCAATAAATTTAAAGGCGGATTCAATTTTAGAAGTTTCAAGATTTGTTGAAGAAAGTTTATTGAGCTCTAGAGATTCAAAATTAAAGATAGAAAAGAGAAGTAGTCCAGATTTTATATTACATAAGGTATCTGTTGGAGAGACATTGTATAGCATTGCCCGTAAATATGGCGTTTTGATTGAAGAACTTAAAAAATGGAATAATTTAAGTGGTAATAATATTTCTTATAAACAAAAACTTAAGATTTGTGATAATCGAAATGAATCTAATATTTTTAATGAAGAAGATTTAATAAAATCTTCAGAGAGAGATAATGAATCTGATAATAAAATTAGAATGCTTTCAAATATTCCTTCTGTTAAGAATAAAAAATTAGATTTAAGCTTTTCTAATTTTTTAAGCAAGAGAGATTCTTTTGATATTAGTTCTTTAGTTGTTTTAGACCCTAAAATACCTATATTTGAAGTTAATGGAGATTTTTATTATTGGTATAAGCCTAGAAAAATAAGTCAACCAAGTGAATTTTATTCAGAAGATTGGCGATCGCCTCTTAATGCATATAAGAGAGCAAGGCAGCTTTTTAAGAGTTTTGAAAATCTTGTAAAAACTAGGCCTGTTAAGAATAATAATCTTAAAGAAAAGCTAATAATTATTGATCCTGGTCATGGAGGACTTGATCCTGGTGCTATTGTTAAGGCTAGAGATGGACTTGGTAATGAAATTTTTGTTGTTGAAGATGAATATGTCTATGATATTGCCTTAAGGCTTTATGTATATCTTAAAGAGTATGGAGCTAATGTTGAACTTACTATTTTAGCTCCCGATCATTTAATTAGAGATAGTGTATCTGCTAATAATACATTTGTTAATGTAAAGAATGAAATTTATAATGACTATGATTTAAATAAGAATGATACAGTTGATTCTTGGATCAGTGGCACTCAAGATGGTTTAAAAAAAAGGCTGTTTGTTGTGCATAAATTTGTAAATAAATATAAAGATATTCAAGAAAAAGACATTCTCTATATTAGCTTGCATGCCGATAATAGTATTGGGGCTCCTCGTAGTATGGGGTTTTATTATCAGTATGAAGAAGGAAAGAGTATAGATTCTCATTCTAAGGCTGTTGTTGAAAAAATGACAAAGGGGTTTAAGAGAAGTTTTTACATTAAGGGGCAAAACCTTTATGTGCTAAAAAATAATATGGTTAAAACTAGATTTTTGGTTGAAGTTAGGAATTTAGCGTTTGATGAGGAAGCATGGGCAATTAGGTCTGCTAAGCTTAGAGACCAAGATTCTAGGATACTTGCTGATGCTATTTTAAAGGTTTTATCTTAAAGTAAATTCATTATTTTATGGAAAAATTGAGATTTGATTGACAAAAAAAAATCAATTTAGGATAATGTTCTTAGTGTTTATTCCCCTATAGCTCAGTGGTAGAGCGGGTGGCTGTTAACCACTAGGTCGGAGGTTCAAATCCT
It contains:
- a CDS encoding LysM peptidoglycan-binding domain-containing protein gives rise to the protein MIMPFKILVLRRNIKNLIFEIKGLSIFLWIISSLVLYANFRHEVVKGDTLYSISLRYRVPIKELKRINNLGSDSIKLGNVLIIPTSYNDNKIVREKKVEIYNMNNNNPSKSKIHIVKEGDTIESIAKKYGIKEKELLAWNNLKLKQLKVASKLIVDEPDFLKPYVVKKGDSLSKLALDFNVSIEDIIRLNSLENQNLIIGQKLYLKRALSDVNFHYVKRGETLGKISYIYGVTSKHLVNLNGEKAINLKADSILEVSRFVEESLLSSRDSKLKIEKRSSPDFILHKVSVGETLYSIARKYGVLIEELKKWNNLSGNNISYKQKLKICDNRNESNIFNEEDLIKSSERDNESDNKIRMLSNIPSVKNKKLDLSFSNFLSKRDSFDISSLVVLDPKIPIFEVNGDFYYWYKPRKISQPSEFYSEDWRSPLNAYKRARQLFKSFENLVKTRPVKNNNLKEKLIIIDPGHGGLDPGAIVKARDGLGNEIFVVEDEYVYDIALRLYVYLKEYGANVELTILAPDHLIRDSVSANNTFVNVKNEIYNDYDLNKNDTVDSWISGTQDGLKKRLFVVHKFVNKYKDIQEKDILYISLHADNSIGAPRSMGFYYQYEEGKSIDSHSKAVVEKMTKGFKRSFYIKGQNLYVLKNNMVKTRFLVEVRNLAFDEEAWAIRSAKLRDQDSRILADAILKVLS